A genomic window from Vagococcus sp. CY52-2 includes:
- a CDS encoding glycerol dehydrogenase has translation MRKAFISPSKYVQGEDELLNLGYYVKTFGKTALLIAHQDDINRVQEKLDKTAEKFGITFIPSHFNGECSRGEVARLQAFAKENEADCVIGLGGGKAIDTSKCVAEGDHLIIVPTIAATDAPTSHSAVLYTEDGEFDDYAYFKQSPSVVMVDTTIIANAPTRFLVSGMGDALSTLFEARATANSFSNVNAGLPNGYVTKETAPAKNTIAAYTLAKVCYETLLENGYSAKIACDNNIVTPALENIVETNILLSGLGFESSGLAAVHAIHDGLTALEGTHSYFHGEKVAFSVICQLVLENASQKELHEVLDFSLSIGLPVCLEDIGVESITFEEAMEVAKKACIPEESIHSMPFPIVEEEVAAAIIAADKIGRDYKAKHK, from the coding sequence ATGAGAAAAGCATTTATTAGTCCATCAAAATATGTACAAGGCGAAGATGAATTACTGAACTTAGGTTATTATGTTAAAACATTTGGAAAGACAGCTCTTTTAATCGCACATCAAGATGATATTAATCGTGTGCAAGAAAAACTAGACAAGACAGCAGAAAAATTTGGTATCACATTTATTCCAAGTCATTTCAATGGGGAATGCTCACGTGGTGAAGTAGCAAGGTTACAAGCATTTGCTAAAGAAAATGAAGCCGATTGTGTGATTGGTTTAGGTGGTGGTAAAGCCATTGACACATCAAAATGTGTAGCTGAAGGAGATCACTTAATTATCGTGCCAACTATTGCTGCAACTGATGCACCAACAAGTCATTCAGCTGTTTTATACACTGAAGATGGTGAATTTGATGACTATGCTTACTTTAAACAAAGCCCAAGTGTGGTCATGGTTGATACAACGATTATTGCTAATGCACCAACCAGATTTTTAGTATCAGGTATGGGGGATGCGTTATCAACATTATTTGAAGCTCGTGCAACAGCGAATTCATTCTCAAATGTTAATGCCGGTTTACCAAATGGGTATGTGACAAAAGAAACAGCTCCTGCTAAAAATACGATTGCAGCTTACACATTAGCTAAAGTATGTTATGAGACATTACTTGAAAATGGCTACAGTGCCAAAATAGCATGTGACAATAACATCGTGACACCAGCGTTAGAAAATATTGTTGAAACCAATATTTTATTATCCGGTTTAGGATTTGAAAGTAGTGGTTTAGCTGCTGTTCATGCAATCCATGATGGATTAACTGCTTTAGAAGGAACTCATTCATATTTCCATGGCGAAAAAGTTGCCTTTAGTGTGATTTGTCAATTAGTCTTAGAAAATGCCTCACAAAAAGAATTACATGAAGTACTTGATTTTAGTTTATCTATTGGCTTACCAGTTTGTTTAGAAGACATTGGCGTAGAAAGCATTACGTTTGAAGAAGCAATGGAAGTGGCTAAAAAGGCTTGTATTCCAGAAGAATCAATTCACTCTATGCCTTTCCCTATTGTTGAGGAAGAAGTTGCGGCTGCCATTATTGCAGCAGATAAGATTGGTCGTGATTACAAAGCGAAACATAAATAA
- the dhaQ gene encoding DhaKLM operon coactivator DhaQ gives MTRIINKPNDTVSQVLNGVAYIHQDILQRIPKTGILLRKSSIPNKVSIISGGGSGHEPAHFGYIGENMLDASVSGPVFIPPTAEEVFKAIQKTDQGDGVLLVIKNFEADVSNFLQAEKQAKDAGHKVSHVIVNDDCSVETGSFEKRRRGVAGTIFVHKILGAAASEGKTLDELVSIGEKVINSMNSLGVALSSGTSLTGETSNFTLEKDMISFGIGIHGEEGYRSEPFHSSEHLANELLNKLLVQYDDHTNKRFAILINGLGTTTVMEQYVFSNDVKRLLELEGVTVVYAKTGNYMTSTDMAGISLTLLEIIEESWLEYLEKPTNAFAW, from the coding sequence ATGACGCGGATTATCAATAAACCAAACGATACTGTTTCACAAGTTTTAAATGGTGTGGCATACATTCATCAAGATATCTTACAAAGAATTCCTAAAACAGGTATATTATTACGAAAAAGCAGTATACCAAACAAAGTTTCAATCATTAGTGGTGGGGGAAGTGGCCATGAACCAGCACATTTTGGGTATATTGGAGAAAATATGCTTGATGCTTCGGTGAGCGGCCCCGTATTTATTCCACCAACAGCTGAAGAGGTATTTAAAGCCATTCAGAAAACAGATCAAGGTGACGGCGTTTTATTAGTCATAAAAAACTTTGAGGCTGATGTCAGTAATTTTTTACAAGCAGAAAAGCAAGCGAAAGACGCGGGTCATAAGGTTTCTCACGTGATTGTCAATGATGACTGTTCAGTTGAAACCGGAAGTTTTGAAAAAAGACGTCGAGGTGTTGCTGGAACTATTTTTGTACATAAAATACTGGGAGCAGCAGCTAGTGAAGGGAAAACATTAGATGAATTAGTTTCAATAGGAGAAAAAGTCATCAACTCAATGAATAGTCTAGGGGTGGCTTTGTCAAGTGGGACAAGTTTAACTGGAGAAACGTCTAACTTTACCTTAGAAAAAGATATGATTTCCTTTGGTATTGGCATTCATGGTGAAGAAGGATATCGAAGTGAACCCTTTCATTCGTCAGAACACTTAGCCAATGAGCTATTAAATAAATTACTCGTTCAGTATGATGATCATACTAATAAAAGATTTGCAATCCTTATAAATGGTTTGGGTACAACGACGGTAATGGAGCAGTATGTTTTTTCAAATGATGTCAAAAGGCTGTTAGAGTTAGAGGGTGTAACGGTTGTTTACGCTAAAACAGGAAATTATATGACATCAACTGATATGGCTGGAATTTCGTTGACTCTTTTAGAAATTATCGAAGAAAGTTGGTTAGAGTATCTCGAAAAACCAACTAATGCTTTTGCTTGGTAA
- a CDS encoding cold-shock protein, translating into MANGTVKWFNAEKGFGFITQEGGEDVFAHFSAIQGDGFKTLEEGQEVTFDVEEGQRGLQATNIVKA; encoded by the coding sequence ATGGCAAACGGAACTGTAAAATGGTTTAACGCTGAAAAAGGTTTTGGTTTTATCACTCAAGAAGGTGGAGAAGATGTATTTGCACATTTCTCAGCTATCCAAGGTGACGGATTCAAAACTTTAGAAGAAGGTCAAGAAGTGACTTTTGATGTTGAAGAAGGTCAACGTGGACTTCAAGCAACTAACATCGTTAAAGCTTAA
- a CDS encoding pentapeptide repeat-containing protein — protein MPHTPFNFSKIRLTHFLSCNPLSSEFSDTTWKQLKIDDCTLENTTWLNTSLDSLNLSTCHFEQIHFSPDKIQGLNPRTYCKYG, from the coding sequence ATGCCCCATACACCATTTAATTTTTCTAAAATACGCCTGACACATTTTTTATCTTGCAATCCATTATCATCTGAATTTTCTGATACCACTTGGAAACAACTTAAAATAGATGATTGTACTCTTGAAAATACAACCTGGTTAAATACATCTCTTGATTCACTCAATCTTTCTACGTGCCACTTTGAACAGATCCACTTTTCTCCTGATAAAATCCAAGGACTTAATCCAAGGACTTATTGTAAATATGGATAA
- the infC gene encoding translation initiation factor IF-3: protein MTIAKDNMVNDGIRARELRLIAVDGEQLGVKSKVEALRIAQEANLDLVLVSPNAKPPVAKIMDYGKFRFEQQKKEREARKKQKVINVKEVRLSPTIDVNDFNTKLRNARKFLEKGDKVKASIRFKGRAITHKEIGQNVLNRLADETSDISVVEQKAKMDGRSMFIMLAPKTDK from the coding sequence ATGACCATAGCAAAAGATAATATGGTGAATGACGGCATTCGTGCAAGAGAACTACGTTTAATTGCAGTAGACGGAGAACAGCTAGGTGTTAAATCTAAAGTAGAAGCTTTAAGAATTGCTCAAGAAGCAAATCTTGATCTTGTTTTAGTATCACCAAATGCTAAACCACCAGTTGCAAAAATTATGGATTATGGAAAATTCCGTTTTGAGCAACAGAAAAAGGAACGCGAAGCCCGTAAAAAACAAAAAGTCATTAATGTGAAAGAGGTTCGTTTGAGCCCAACAATCGATGTCAATGATTTTAATACCAAATTGCGTAATGCGCGTAAATTCCTTGAAAAAGGTGATAAAGTGAAAGCTTCTATCCGATTTAAAGGTCGTGCGATTACCCATAAAGAAATTGGTCAGAACGTCTTAAATCGCTTAGCAGATGAAACAAGTGATATCTCAGTTGTTGAGCAAAAAGCGAAAATGGATGGTAGAAGTATGTTTATCATGCTTGCACCAAAAACAGATAAGTAG
- the rpmI gene encoding 50S ribosomal protein L35 — translation MPKMKTHRGLAKRVKRTGGGGLKRHRAFTSHRFHGKTKKQRRQLRRPAMVSKGDYKRIRQQLTRMK, via the coding sequence ATGCCAAAAATGAAAACACACCGTGGATTAGCAAAACGTGTAAAACGTACTGGTGGTGGAGGTCTTAAAAGACATCGTGCATTTACTAGTCACCGTTTCCATGGAAAAACTAAAAAACAACGTCGTCAATTACGTCGTCCAGCAATGGTATCAAAAGGCGATTACAAACGTATTCGTCAACAATTGACTCGCATGAAATAA
- the rplT gene encoding 50S ribosomal protein L20 — protein sequence MARVKGGTVTRQRRKKVLKLAKGYYGSKHTLYKTAKEQVMTSYTYAFRDRRQTKRNFRKLWIARINAAARMNGLSYSKFMHGLKLANIDMNRKMLADIAIHDAEAFTTLADQAKAALAK from the coding sequence ATGGCACGTGTAAAAGGTGGAACAGTAACTCGCCAACGTCGTAAAAAAGTGCTTAAGTTAGCTAAAGGCTACTATGGCTCAAAACACACATTATATAAAACAGCAAAAGAACAAGTGATGACTTCTTATACATACGCATTTAGAGATCGTCGTCAAACAAAACGTAACTTCCGTAAATTATGGATTGCTCGTATTAACGCAGCAGCTCGTATGAATGGTTTAAGTTATTCTAAATTCATGCATGGTTTAAAATTAGCAAACATTGATATGAACCGCAAAATGTTAGCTGATATTGCTATTCATGATGCAGAAGCATTTACAACATTAGCTGACCAAGCAAAAGCTGCTTTAGCTAAATAA